One genomic region from Magallana gigas chromosome 3, xbMagGiga1.1, whole genome shotgun sequence encodes:
- the LOC136273589 gene encoding sodium- and chloride-dependent GABA transporter 2-like: MRINLEIKTLISVFHMDKKSLKISLEVTNSKAESPVERARWSSQLDFVLACIGNTVGLGNVWRFPYLCYKNGGGAFLIPYFIMLFSGALPVMLLEIGLGQYMSRGGLKSWIICPLFQGIGIATLLMLFLASTYYIVILAWGLYYMYASVSKEIPWGSCLNDWNTERFSKFYVHIFF; the protein is encoded by the exons ATGCGGAttaatttggaaataaaaactttaatatCAG TATTCCACATGGATAAGAAGAGTCTAAAGATTTCCTTGGAAGTCACAAATTCTAAAGCAGAAAGTCCGGTTGAGCGCGCCCGATGGTCTAGTCAGCTTGATTTTGTCCTCGCATGTATCGGTAATACAGTTGGACTAGGCAATGTTTGGAGATTTCCATATCTGTGCTACAAAAATGGAGGAG GAGCGTTTTTGATACCGTACTTTATCATGCTGTTCAGTGGAGCACTGCCAGTAATGTTACTAGAGATTGGTCTGGGTCAGTACATGTCCAGGGGAGGCCTGAAGTCCTGGATTATCTGCCCTTTGTTTCAAG GTATCGGGATAGCTACCCTTCTGATGTTATTTCTGGCCAGTACATACTACATAGTGATTCTGGCCTGGGGTCTATACTACATGTACGCCAGTGTATCGAAGGAGATACCGTGGGGGTCCTGTCTCAATGACTGGAACACGGAAAGGTTTTCCAAATTTTACgtccatatatttttttga